The DNA region TTGCACGTGGGTATCATCTACCCCGTGCAAGATAGTGAGTGGGCTGGGTCTGCCCAGTTCAAGTTGTTCCGAAGAAGGGAGGCATGACAGTAGTCCACAATGAGAGAAATGAGCTCATACCACAGAGGACAGTTACTGGATGGCGGATGTGCATCGATTACTGGATGCTTAACAAAGCTACCTGAAAAGATCACTTTGCTCTCCCCTTCATCGATGAGATGATTGAACGGTTGACAAAGCACTCATTCTTCTGCTTTCTCGACGGTAAAggctggttatcatcaaattcctATTCATCCTGATGATTAGAGCAAGACTACCTTCACCTATGGCACGTTCGCCTACCGGCGAATGTCGTTTGGTCTTTGCAATGCACATTCTTCATTTCAAAGGTGTATGATGGTAATCTTCTCCAACCTGATTGAGAACATTATGGAGGTATTCATGGATGATTTCTAAGTCTATGGCAAGATTTTTGAGGAATGCCTTTAGAATTTGGATAAAATTCTCAAGAGATGCCAAGAAACACACTTAGTCCTTAATTGGGAGAAGTGTCACTTCATGGTCACAGAAGGGATTGTCCTTGGACATAGAGTGTCAGAAAGAGGGATAGAAGTGGATCGGGCAAAGATCGAGGTGATTGAACAGTTGCCACCCCCCAACGAATGTCAAGAGAGTTCAAAGTTTTCTAAGGCACGCTAGCTTTTATTGGAGGTTCATCAAGGATTTCTCCCATATAGCCAGGCCTTTGACAAGTCTTCTTGCCAAAGAGACTCCTTTCAACTTCGATGAAGATTCTCTCATAGCCTTCTAAACCCTCAAGAAGGCACTCATTTCCGCACCGTCGGAGCAGTGTTGGGTCAATGCAGAGATAAGCAGCACTATTGATGGGACGCgagggtgcccgatcttccgtcaggtgggATAACTCTTGATTTGGTGCAGTAGAAACACAAACAATCCAGCTTCCGATCAACACGACCCGAACCCCGCAATCGCAATACCACTTCTCCTCACGTTATCAACTGTACGCAGCCTGCATGcgaatcaagaacacaagcaagggTAAGGAAGACTCAATTGCAGAAATCATTGGATTAAGCACTCGAATGTGGGGTTTCACAAACCGATAACAGCGACTGTTCAATGACAGATTAATTTAAGCAAAACCCCCCTAATGGTGGGGCGGCAGCTGCTTATGAAAACTCTATGGTCGTGGAAAGACGGGACGCACCCTAATAGGCTCCAACATAATACACagcccaaaggccaaaatacgGCGACGCAGCACCGAGATAGATTCTAAACGTCAAATTGTTTCGATCATTCCCCATGACTCCAGACGAATTTTGATGTCGGACTAGTTCCATTGGAATAAACATCAAATTGTTTTGATCATTCCCCATGACTCTGGATGAATTTTGACGTGGGACTAGTTCCATTGGAAGATCTATCAAATTATCTTTAAatccatatatagaacgtcgaAATCGGACTCCGTATGAGGCCTAGGCGTCCAATCTAAGGTGGACTGTTCCTGGAATCCTAGGTGGACTTGAACTTGAGTTGTTTTGGGTCTCCAATTGGCTTAGACGCCCAATGCTGGTCCTCTTCACCTCCATTACTTCCTTCATGTATTTCCTCATCCTCTTCATGGttcctaattataataatatcTTTAGATAGAAATCTACTCTCAAAATAACTAAAAAAATATATAGGAACGAGCCCACCTTATCTTTGCAACGTATAGTTGTATGCAAGAGTGTCATGTTCTCATCATCCTCCGCTTCTTGATGAAAAGCCGTCCACCTCGTTGATAGTGCTTGAATGGTCATATCTAAGCATGTCATGTCCTCATCGTTCTCTCCTTCTTGAAAGCAAACTGTCCTCGGTCTGATCATAGTTGTACAAGATGTTGTAGGTAATAACCACCAATGCTTTTCTTCTTGAAATTTAGCATGTTTGTTGAAAACAAAACTAGAGGAACCGGATATGACATGATTATTGTTATTGCAGCCCTCTAATTGATCACATTATTGCCCAACCAAAGAAGATTTCAGATTTGAACAAATATAAAGTCGATGCACCATATATTTTCCTTTGTGATTATATTTGCCAATAAAGTGATATGTATTCCTAGTCAAACATGGCAATTCAGGATATGCAAAAAGTCTCTCCTCCAAACAATTTAGAATACACAGAATATCAAATTCAATATAACCTAGAGTATTTAAAGAAGACAACAATTGTTGTTCATCATGTGCACATGTAATAGAAATAAACACAGCATAAGTATATGGCTCAAAAGCATACGTATCATTAATATGGCCTAGTTGTGGCATAGGAATAAAAGAATCATTGGCACACAACTCTTCTTTATCGCAAAGAACAGCAATCAATTCATCTTGTGATAAAGGTAAAGCAAGTAAGGCTTCCACTAGTAGTTGCTCTATATTAGCATGATCGGTTGAAAAATTCAACATATCAAGACAATTCTCACCTTTCGTGAGTGTCGCACCATGTGCATTACCTTTTGTGCGAGCTGTGATTCAATCATTTTATTGAAACTCAGTTGATTTTTAAGAGTGGAAGAAAGAGTTTCAATTTTTATGTTTAAACTTTCTAAAGTTTTATCATTAGCGGCAAGCTTTTTGTTTAAAGACTCGTTTATTTTTACTTGGCCAAGAACAAGGTCCTTCAAGGAAGGTTGGTTTGAATTGAAATTTGAGTTGTAGTTATTACCTTCCTGATAAGGTGGACGCAACTGATTCCACCCTTGGCCTCCTTGTGGACGGAATCTGCTGTTGTTGTTATTCATGTAGGCCACTTCTTCGCGGATGTCGGGGCAATCGTTCCCCTAGTGTCCGCTATTGCTGCAGACCTCGCACATGTGGTGTGAGTCTATAGCTTCAACGGGGGCGTACTATTGCTTGCTTCCCTTGTCTAGCTTCTTGAGTAGGAGGTCCATCTTGGCCGTGAGCATGTCCGTCTCCTTGACGGAGTGCATGCCCTTTGTACGGGGTTAGAGGCATTCTTCATTCCACCCTTGGTTGGAGACCATTTTCTTGATTAAGGCCGTAGCCTTAGTAATGGTGAAGTCGAGAAAGGCTCCTCCAGCAGCAACATCAATGTGGGCTCGTGATATCGGTGTTAGCCCATTATAGAAGCTTTGTAGGACAAGCCAGTTGTCCATTCCATAATGGGGACAGGCCAGAATGTATTCATGCAGCCTTTCCCAAGCTTCGGGGATTGATTCCATCCTTGTTTGCTGAAAACTTGATATCTTTCTACGTAGGGCATTGGTTTTGCCCAACGGAAAGAACTTCGCGAGGAACGCCGCGGAACATTTGTCCCAGGTGCTGACAGCTTCCTTATCCTTGTAGAACCACTGTTTCACCTTTCAAGAGGGAGAAGGGAAATAGACGAAGCCTGATAGCATCAGCCATGACTCCCCGTATGACTATGGTTTCCCACAGCTCAAGGAAGTTCTGAAGATGTGCATTGGCATCCTCGTTAGGCTTGCCACAGAACGGGCTAGCCTGCACCATGTTGATGAGACTCGATTTCACCTCGAAGTTCACATCCCCGACATTAACGTTGGGTCTGGTAGCCACGTTGGTGGCAGAGGGAACGGAAAAGTAACGAAGAGTCTTCTCGACCATAGCTCAGGCGCAGGTGGTGCTTGGGTGACTGGGTCcctgaacagattcatctcacGACTTGGGGAACggggactacctttcttcaagctcttaAAGCGGCAAGATAAGTTTCAGTTGATAGATGAGGCGGAGCAGGTGCTGGAAGGTCTCAAGCATCATCTACAGTCGCCCTCCATTCTCACGGCTCCAATACTAGGCGAGTACCTGTTACTATACATCACCGCAACTACTCACGTCATCAGCACAGCTATAGTGGTGGAGCGTtacgaggaaggccatgccttcgATGTGCAGCGGTCAGTGTATTTTGTTAGTGAAATTCTCTCTGAATCTAAGATTCATTACCCTTCAATTAGAAACTTATCTATGCTATACTCATCACATCCAGAAAGTTTTGCcactacttcgatgagtacaaagTATAAGCTATCATTGACTTTCTATTGGCGGATAGACTCCATAATCGGGACATCACTggacgcatctccaagtgggcagtggaactggaggCTCTCAACATAGACTTTAAGCCTCGCACTgccatcaagtcgcaagcactagtcgattttatggcagAGTGGCGAGAAAATAAGTTGCAGCTAGGGATGGCAATCGGGTCCACGGGTTCGGGCGCCCGTCGGGTTTCGGACCCGACGGGGATGGGTTTGGGTGCTATTTTGCACCCATGGGTCTGCCCGAACCCGACCCGTCTAATTTCGAGCGCGGGTTCGGGTTTCAAATCGGATCCATGGATGCCCATCGGGCGCCCAAAAAGAAGCCTTTTACGAGttttggcccagcccaaccAGAGTAACCCTAACCGGCTAACCCCCCTACCCCATTCCCCCAATCCCCCATCCCTCAGCAGCAGCCGCCAGCCCCCAGCCGCCACCACCCACCAGCGCGCCACGCAGCACTGCAGCAGCCCGTCGCGGCGTCATCAAAGCCCGACGCGCCCCTGCTCCGGCGGTCCGGCTCCGGCCCCCTGCTCCGCCACCCCTGTccgccccccgacgcgccccctACTCCGGCGGTCCGGCCCCCTGCTCCGCCACCCCGTCCGCCCCTCGACGTGCCCTCTGCTCCAGTGCTCCGGCAGTCCGACCCCCTGCTCCGCGCCCAAGCCCGACGCGCCCCCTGCTCCGATGGTCTGGCGCCCAACCTGCTGCCGAGCCGCGTAACCGTGCCCACCTAccgtgccggccggccggtttcCTCCCCGGCGCTGCCACGCCAAGGCCTGTCAGCCCCGCCGCGCGCCTACCTGCACCCACCCATCGCAGTCCACTCGGGTCAACCGCGCCTGCTCCACCCTCTGCAGCTCTGCTCCACCCCCTCGACGCGGTGACGCACCCGTGCTCCGGCCCCGACCCCGACGCGCCCCCTGCTCCGGCCCCCTGCTCTGGCAGGGTCAATCAACAGCCATGGAGCGAAGTCGTCCACCACATCCTGCTTCGAGGACACAATCGAATCAATCAAGGCCGCAAACTGCTTcaagtgctgctgctgctcgtaCAGATTCTACTACTCCGTCTCTATCCCCAACACCGACCAATGGTGCTCCCTCCTCAAGTACTCCGTCCTCAGTTGCTGGTGATACTCCTTCATCAAATGCTCAACCTTCGGGAGGTACGGAATATGTGGTTATATCTAAAGATGATCAGGTGGTAGGGTGCAAGAGAAAGCATAAATCTGATGTTTGGTTAGATTTTGATGAAGTTACAATAGGGGGCAAACAAAAAGCACAATGTCGTTGGTGTAAAAAATATCTTTTTGCTGATGGTAAATCTGGTACTACTCATTTGCGTGGCCATCTTAATATTTGTGCATCTCGTCAAGTTAGAAAAGGTCTGCAGCAAACACTTAAAGTTGGGCAAAAATGAGCATGGCTCTGTTGTAGTGGAGAAGTATGCTTTTGATCAGCAAATAGCTAGGAAAGAACTTTCATTGATGATATGTGTTCATGAGTACCCATTATCTATGGTTGATCATATTCGATTTAGGAGATTTTGTGCAGCACTACAACCTCTCTTTAAAGTAATGTCCAGAAATACCATGAAAAAGGATATATTGGATATGTATGAGTTGCAAAGGAAATCATTGGTGAATTATTTGCAGCAATGTGAATCTAGAATTGCAGTAACTACGGATGTGGACAGCAAATCATCAAAGGAAAGGATACATGTCTGTCACAGTACATTTCATTGATGGTGATTGGAAACTGAAAAGCTTTCTTTTGAGGTAGTAATTGAATAACTAAACTCATTTTCTTTTTGTTCATGTGATAAGTTTGTTTTCTTTTGAGGTAACAAGTGTGTTTTCTCTACAGGTTTATTTATGTGCCAGCTCCACATACAGGTGAAGTTATTAGTGATGTCCTTCATGAAGTACTACAAGATTGGCAGATCGATAAGAAAGTGTCCACAGTGACCCTTGACAATTGCACAACCAATGACAGCTTGATGGGTGCCATGCAAGTTAAGCTTCCCCTCACCTTTCTCATGCTACATGGTAGATTGTTACAAATGCGTTGTGCTGCACATATCATAAATTGAATTGTGAAAGATGGAATAGCTGTTATGGAGAAGGGTATTGAAAGGGTACGTGATAGTGTTGGTTTTTGGAGTGCCACACCAAAGAGACATGAACGTTTTGAACGGACAGCAGCTCAAATGAATAtcaaatatgagaaaagaataGCTTTAGATTGTAAGACAAGATGGAATTCAACTTATCTCATGCTTAGCACTGCATTAGAGTATGAAACTGTTTTTGATCGGCTTGCTAGCAAAGAAAAGCTTTGTGCTCCTTTTCAACCAAACAAAGATGATTGGGACTTTGCTAGGGAGCTTTGTGCTAGGTTAAAGATATTTTATAATGCAACTGAGTTATTGTTGGGCACTAATTATATCACAGCAAACCTTTTCTTCCCCAAAATTTATGGCATTTATTTGGCTATTGAGAAATGGAGAACTAGTTCTATTCCTAAGGTAGAAGAGATGTCAAACTTGATGAAAGAGAAATTTAAGAAGTATTGGAAAGATGTGCATGGTCTTATGGAAATAGCTACTGTTTTAGATCCAAGGTACAAACTGAAATTCATGGGGGCCTTTTATAGAACTATTTATGGTGAACAAAGCTCATATGCAGATAATGAAGTTTGTAGAGTCAAAAATTTATTGTATGAACTTGTGTTGGAATATCAAGGATCTATGGAAGGGATGGCTACAACTGATGGTGTAAGGACAGCCAATAATAAGAATATTGTCAACAACGAAGGAGATGATCTTGTCTTTGACATATTTGACAAGTTCTTGTCAGAGGAACCAGAACAATGCACCACTTATCTGCGTACTGAGTTGGATTTATATTTGGAGGAGCCAACATTGCCAAGAACTCAAGAGCTTGACATTATTCATTGGTGGCAATATGCAGGGGTTCAATATCCAACTTTGAGAAGAATTGCTCGGGATATTATGGCTATCCCTGTTATAACGGTAGCATCTGAGTCAGTCTTTAGTATTGGGGGAAGGATAATTAGTCCACACCGTAGTAGGCTTGCTATGAAAACTATTGAAGGTTTGATGTGCATGCAAGCTTGGGCTCGAGCTGATATGTTAGGCGAGCAGTCCGGTTTCATCAAAGAGTTATTGACTGGTCTAGATGATAGGGAGGAAGAAATGGTAAGAACTCACTCTTTTAGCATACACATATAAATTTATAGTAACCTTTTGTTGCCTATTATTGAGTGACATTGAATCAGATCTACTTTCACCCTTTTTATTGCAAGGATGGTTCTGATTCATGTATGATTGAGTGACATTGAATCTGATCGGTGGCTGTTGCCTTGGTTGTTGCTGGTTGCCTTCATGCCTTGTTGGTTCTGAATTCTGATGGAGTGCTAGACCATGTTTTGTAACTAAGACTTATGTTTGTTTAAGACTTATGTTTGTTTGTTCCTGTAATCCTGTTATTTCTGATTCATTACAACATTTATGTTATGGATTTATAATCAAGTGCTTGTTGGAACAGTCATTTATGTTATGGATTTATGTGGCTGTATGAATTTTGTTACCAAAATTTCTTTGATTTTTTGCTTCATCGCATATTTGATTGCAAAACCCGACCGGTACCCGCACCCGACCCGAAACCCAATGGGTTCGGGCGTGGGTGCAAAATTCCACCCATGGGTATGGGTGTGGGTTTAGTTTTTGACCCGATGTCATTCTCTCATGGGTCGGGTTTTGGCTCCACCCGACCCGAACCCGACCCATTGCCATCCCTAGTTGCAGCTCCAGCCAACATGACAGAGCATTGcgtcatgtacttcgacggtTCTTTCAagctcggaggtggtggtgcaggagttCTCTTCATCTCACCAaaaggcgaacaactcaagtatgtaTTTCAGATAATatttgaggtctccaacaacgaagccgagttcgaggcattattgcatgggctacgcctggcagtctTCTTTGGCATCAAAGCGAATGCTCGTCTACGACGACTCCTTACTTGTCGTTCAAGAAGTCTGGGACATCAACAAAGGCACTATGTGTAAACCCACTAACGCAGAACCATTCTGACTAAATTAGAGTCTTGAATTATTTGGCTACTAAAAGAATACACACTCATATATCATACTATGCCGCCCTTCATTATTCCCTGAGGAATATATCCCCTTCCTTTCTGTCACAGCTAGCATAGCAAGCTAGCAAAGTCCTTTCCTCTCTTGAAAATTAAAACAAGGAAAAACAAGACTGCGAGCCTACGTGATCTCCATGACCGGTAGAAACAACTGAGCTTGATTAGTCCGATGCCATCGCCCCATCACCTATAAATAGGCTTAGCATGCGGCATTTGCATCTCACCGCGCTGATCTGAGAACCTAAGAGAGCCAGGCATTAGATAGTGCTAGTATTATTAGCAACCCAACATCGGATTGCTATGGCCTCAGCAGCCCGCATGAGTGCGCCGGCGCTAATGGTGGCTTTGGCCGTGCTGGCCTTCGCCGCCGGCGGCAGCGCGCAGCTGCAGTACGGGTTCTACAAGGGCAAGTGCAACGCCAGCGACGTGGAGGCGGTGGTGCAGGGCATCGTCAAGGCCCGCTTCGCCCGCGAGGCACCCATCGTCGCCTACCTCCTCCGTCTGCAATTCCACGAGTGCGCCGTCAATGTACGGGAACGGGACCACCAGCTAAGCAATTAAGCTACTCCATGCACACGACGTGCGTGTATCGCCGACTGTTACGAAGGGGTCGTGGATTAACATGGCAAAGAGATTGTAATTGCAGGGGTGCGACGGCGGCCTCCTGATCGACGGCCCCGGCACGGAGAAGACGGCGCCGCCGAACCTGAGCGTCAAGGGCTACGACCTCATCGCGGCCATCAAGGCGGAGCTGGAGAAGAGGTGCCCCGGCGTGGTCTCGTGCTCCGACATCGAGATCCTCGCCACCAGGGACGCGGTGGCGCTCGCCGGCGGGCTGGCGTACGCGGTGCGCACCGGGCGGAGGGACCGCCGGCAGTCCCGGGCCTCCGACGTCAACCTCCCGGCGCCGGAGTACACGGCGGCGCAGGCCGTCGGGTACTACGCCAGGCTGGGGATGACCCCGTACGAGACGGTGGTGCTGCTGGGCGCGCACACGGTGGGCGCCACGCACTGCAGCGCGATCAAGAACAGCCGGCTGTACGGGTACGGCGGCAGGCCCGGCGCGACGGACCCCAGCATGGACCGGGCCACCGCGTCGGTGTACAAGAAGTGGGTGTGCCCGAACGTGACGTCGTCGGACGGGAACACCGTGTTCCTGGACGACCAGTGGAGTGCCCTGAAGGTGGACAACAACTACTACAAGAACCTGCAGCTCCGCCGCGGTGTCCTCTCCGTTGACCAGAACCTCTACAGCGACGGGTCCACACGTTGGATCGTCGACCAGCTCGCCAACAATGCTGGCCTCTTCCAGGCGCAGTTCGCCAAGGTTCTCGTAAAGCTCAGCGAGGTCAACGTGCTCACCGGCACGCAGGGGGAGATCCGCAAGGTCTGCAGCAAATTTAACTGACATCGGATCGTCCGGTTCTCCTTATCCATTGATTCGTTTATTTTAACATACCTCTTGGTTTGATGATCTGAAATGTTGTTGTCTTATTCCTTCTTTTGTTTGATTCAAGTTGCTTGATTTTGATATGATGTTCAATTAACTTCATTTGAATTCTAATTAAGGTTTTTGTAACAAGCAGTAATAAGTAATAACCTATGTTACATATCTGATGGATGAATGTATCGTCATGTGAATTTGATGAGATGTTGTCTTCTTATTATTATTCATTTTGGTTCGATCAAAGTTGGTTCATTTTGATCTGATGTTCAATCAATTTTATTTGAATTATACAGTTTTTGTAATATGTAATAACATACGTGATGGATGAATGTACCATGTGTATAATGATGCTCTGTAAGGAGAAAACAGAGGCTGCGAATGCATGGTTGCATGCCTGATCACTGAGCATGGTTGGggctaaggtgttcgtagcaaTTCGGACCGTTGCATCAGACGTCAGTCGTATGGGGCTTCTTCCGTTTTTAGACGAAAAGTGGCAGTTTTAACCAATTGGCTGTAGCATTAAAGGTAGCTAATTAATCACAGCGGGCAGCAGCTACACTATATACATTTGCCTTCTTCCATCTCTTCACCAAATTgcaagtactccctccgttctaaaaTATAGATTATTTTAGCTTTTTAAGATTCATAATATTTATTATGTATCTAAATATAGTATGTTTAAAtgtatagcaaaatctataaatctagaaaaattaaaatagcCTACATTTTGAAACGGAGGAAGTATGAGCTAGCAATAATCAATACTCCCTTTGTTCAAAATACAAATCGTTTGAGTTTATACTAAGTCAAAATTTTCTAACTTTGAGCAAAATTTATAGGAAAAATACACCAACATCTATGACATGAAATTAGTTTTGTTAAATATGTTTTCGTAATGTATTTATTTGGTATTATAGATGTTAAATTTGGTTGAAATTTGGTTTGGGGAAAGACATG from Panicum hallii strain FIL2 chromosome 9, PHallii_v3.1, whole genome shotgun sequence includes:
- the LOC112877586 gene encoding peroxidase 57-like, which codes for MASAARMSAPALMVALAVLAFAAGGSAQLQYGFYKGKCNASDVEAVVQGIVKARFAREAPIVAYLLRLQFHECAVNGCDGGLLIDGPGTEKTAPPNLSVKGYDLIAAIKAELEKRCPGVVSCSDIEILATRDAVALAGGLAYAVRTGRRDRRQSRASDVNLPAPEYTAAQAVGYYARLGMTPYETVVLLGAHTVGATHCSAIKNSRLYGYGGRPGATDPSMDRATASVYKKWVCPNVTSSDGNTVFLDDQWSALKVDNNYYKNLQLRRGVLSVDQNLYSDGSTRWIVDQLANNAGLFQAQFAKVLVKLSEVNVLTGTQGEIRKVCSKFN